The genome window TTATTTACACATTAGCTAAATTCTTACACAGTTAAGTTTTAACTTTCTAATCAGTGTGTTTAAGATTACTAATCTAATAGTCATTATTGAAGACTGCCGCGCTTGTCTTGTTCGCGTTCGATCGCTTCAAACAAAGCACGAAAATTACCTTCGCCAAATCCAGGCGCTTGCCGTCGGCGTTCAATCAACTCAAAGAAAAAAGTGGGTTCGCCAAAAATTGGTTGCGTGAAAATTTGAAGTAGCAATGCATCAGGATTTGTATCCTGCCAATCAACCAAAATCTCTTGTCGGGCAATTTCCTGAAATTCATCTGTCGATAAAGGAATTTGTCGTGCTTGCAACTGCGTGTAGTAGTTCGGAGGAACAGGAAGAAACGCTAATCCCCGATTGCGAAGTTTTGCGACACTCGACACAATATTCGTTGTCTGTAAAGCGATATGTTGAATTCCAGATCCGCGATTAATATCCAAAAACTCTTGAATTTGAGAATTAGGAGACGCAGGTTCATTGATTGGTAATTGAACTTGGCGATCGCGCGAAACTAAAACCTGGCTGTGTAAGCCTGAGCGATCTGTGTGAATCTTAAACGATTGCTTTGTTTGAAAACCCAAAGTATTTTGATACCAAGTGACGGCACGCTCTAAGTCACCTGCGGCTACATTCATAACAATGTGATCGATGCCCGTCAAAGCAAAGGGAGAGGGAGATAAAAGGTTTTGTTGATCTTCACTTTCTATCTTGTGCTCGATCAAAGTATGGGATAGAGAACCCCAACCAGCAATTTTGCCAGATTTAATATTCTTCTGCCCATTGTGACGTCGCTCAAGTGGTTGTAATATTTTTGCCCCGTGGGCGATCGCCTGATGCCAAACTCTATCAAGATCCTCAATACTAAACGCAATATCAGCTACACCAGGTGGATGCTGCTGCAAAAAATGTGCGACAGGACTCTGGGGCAGGAGTGGAGAAGATAATACAAAGTAGACAGTGCCACTTCTGACAACTTCAGTATAAGTGTTTCCATCACTGACGCCACGGGTGACTGATTGAAAACCTAAATGTTGAACAAACCAGTTACTAGATGCTTGGGCATCTTCTACATAAAAATGAACGCGATCGATCCTCATATCCTCCAAAGATCCAGCACAACAGCTTATCTGTGTGTAAATTTTGCCTAATTTGGCTGGATTTGCAGGTCATTCTTAAGCAAGAAACCTCCTCCATTAATTAGAAGAACAAATGACTTTCTGGCTGAAGATTAATTTCCATGGGTACAGCTTGTGGTTCAGCTGATAATGCATAAAAAATCGCATCCGCAGCCGTTTGAGTACTGAGCATTTTTTTTCGATCTACTTTTAACTGTACGTTATCCCAAAATGGAGAATTTACTCCACCAAAGTAGAATAGCGTGAACTTAACACCAAATCGCTTTAACTCTTCTGCCATACATCTACTAAAACCAACAACAGCAAATTTAGAAGCACAATAGGCTGCAGCCATTGGCATTGAATGCTTACCAAGAATTCCCACAAGATTACAAATATGTCCATTTTTGCGCTCTTGCATCAATTCGGCTGCTGCTTGACTTGTGTAGAAACTACCCTTAAAGTTAACGTCGAGCATTGCCTCTAAATCAGCAGGTTCCAAGTTCCCATATGGCTTCATAACTCCTGCACCAGCAGCATTCACTAAAGCATCAATGTGACCAAACTGGGCAACAGCTTTGTCCATCAATGTATCAACTTGTTGCCGATCTGTAATGTCTGTAGGCACGGTTAAGACTTGTCCGGCAGTTGCACTGAGTTGACTAGCAAGATGAGAGAGATTGTTGCTATCTCTTGCTGCTAATATTAACTGCGCTCCTTGGTTAGCCAGTTTGTGGCTTAACGCCGAACCAATACCACCAGTTGCCCCAACAACTACAACAACTTTGTCCTGCATACGTTTATTTACATTTCTTTACATCTTTTTTTATCATACTTGGATAAAACGCCTACATCCAAAGCAATAGAAGTACGATATTCTCAAAGGTTTAAGACAAATAATTAAAATTACGTTACATTTAATTAAGATTCCAATTGACTTTAACCGCACTTCAACTAATCCATATCAGGACTGGGAAGCAGCGGCAAAAAAGTTAAAAATATCAATTAAAAGCTCTTTTTTTAGCAATGGTCAATATGTTTAGGACATTATAGAGGCTCAGAATTATTACTCTAACTGACTTTTAACCCTGAACCGTAGGTCTGCGCTTAGCGCGTCCTCTGACCCCTGCTATAGAGGGTACAGCACCCGATAGTAGAAAAGCTGAACTGTTGTATATGCATTGAAAGGCAACTAACTGATGAAACTTTCCTGGAGAGTACTCTTACTGTGGACATTGCCTGCACTGGTGATTGGCTTCTTCTTTTGGCAAGGAGCATTTGCTACCGCTCCCACAGATATGAGCAAGAATACAGCCAGTACCCGCATGACCTATGGTCGCTTCTTAGACTACCTCGATTCTGGTCGTGTCACGAGTGTGGATCTATATGAAGGAGGTCGTACAGCAATTGTAGAAGCCGTTGACCCAGAATTAGACAACCGCGTTCAACGTCTACGGGTAGATCTACCTTACAATGCTCCTGAGCTAATTTCTA of Gloeocapsopsis sp. IPPAS B-1203 contains these proteins:
- the hppD gene encoding 4-hydroxyphenylpyruvate dioxygenase, encoding MRIDRVHFYVEDAQASSNWFVQHLGFQSVTRGVSDGNTYTEVVRSGTVYFVLSSPLLPQSPVAHFLQQHPPGVADIAFSIEDLDRVWHQAIAHGAKILQPLERRHNGQKNIKSGKIAGWGSLSHTLIEHKIESEDQQNLLSPSPFALTGIDHIVMNVAAGDLERAVTWYQNTLGFQTKQSFKIHTDRSGLHSQVLVSRDRQVQLPINEPASPNSQIQEFLDINRGSGIQHIALQTTNIVSSVAKLRNRGLAFLPVPPNYYTQLQARQIPLSTDEFQEIARQEILVDWQDTNPDALLLQIFTQPIFGEPTFFFELIERRRQAPGFGEGNFRALFEAIEREQDKRGSLQ
- a CDS encoding SDR family oxidoreductase, producing MQDKVVVVVGATGGIGSALSHKLANQGAQLILAARDSNNLSHLASQLSATAGQVLTVPTDITDRQQVDTLMDKAVAQFGHIDALVNAAGAGVMKPYGNLEPADLEAMLDVNFKGSFYTSQAAAELMQERKNGHICNLVGILGKHSMPMAAAYCASKFAVVGFSRCMAEELKRFGVKFTLFYFGGVNSPFWDNVQLKVDRKKMLSTQTAADAIFYALSAEPQAVPMEINLQPESHLFF